The DNA sequence CAAACATCTGCATATCATATGGCTTGAACCtgagcatttagcacaatgcagggcactgactgactgactgactgacaaggatcattttcctcctccttttgggAAATGAAATCTCTCTGGAATATAGGGCTGGCAGTGGACTACATCACTGAGGCAGAGAGGATGCACAGAGCAAGAAGTACTGGCCCTGTTCCTAACTCCATCCCGGGTTTTCAGGGGCCTGTTTTCTCACagcctctccttcctcaaattattcCCTTGCATTTTTCCCAGCCAGCCTCCTCCTCTCAGTAGAATAGAAGCTGCTTGAGAGCATGCATTGTTAACCAGCACCAAACGGCACTTCTCACAGGCGGCCAAACAGAGAAGGCCAGGGAAGCTGGGGCCAAGCTGGCCTGGCCTGTCCCTGGCTGGCCTGCTGTGAATTGTGCGCTTGCCCACTCACCCGCTCAGGTCGAAGGCTCGCATCAGGATGTGCTGGAGCACATCTAGGGAGGTGATCTGGGGATCCACAGCGAATGTCCGGAAGTCAGGCTGCAGAAAGCCTTCAAATTTCTAAGGGAGACATGACATCCTAGTGGGCCAGCTGCCCTGGCTCCCGAAGAGTGAAAACTAAGGTGAGAATGACAAATGCCAAGAGACTTCATTCCTTCCAGGATCCCAGCCTTCCTCTGGCTGGGTCGCCTGCCACCACAATCACCCTAATACAGGCCTCTTACCTGGGAAGGTCCCTGGAGGCAGGCCCTAAATGGGGCCTTTGTACCTCCTATTCAGGCTTGCTGCCCTGCAGGAGGACTGGGGCCGCAAAGCTGTCTAAATATAAGAACTGGCTCAAGGCCTAAATGGCCTGTACCAGGAGACTGAAGTGAATCTGCCCAGGGGTTCTCCCCTTGTCTCTAGTTTCTAGGAGCTAACCTGCTCGGAACTTTCTGGTGGGACTGGAGATAGCTAGCTGGGGAAATGAGATGCATAGGCCAGCTTCCTCATGCTCCTGAGGTTTTCCTGCTCTCCTCCAGATGGATTCAATATCTGGTCCTGAGGTTACCCACAGCATGTTACCTGCCAGGTCCCTaaggccaaattccagaactccccaccctccccaagtCCAGCTCTCACTTGGCCTCCCTCGGATGCTCTCACATATCTCCAGCACCTGATTCACGAGAACACAAAGTTTTCAGAGCCAGGGTTCCCAGACGCAGTGGTGGAtggcaacagggaaccactgtGTGGCCCTTCTCTGGGGCCCATGCCCTGACTCTCAGCGTCTGGTACTTCCTGGATTCCCTGACTGACCTCATAGGTGGCCTGGGATGGGAAAGGCCCGGGAGAGGCCCAAAGAGGGCAAGGCCCAAGGTCAGCTTTCAGGAGTTCTATTCAGTTGTGGAAACCCTGGTGCGGAGGGCTCAGCTGTGTGACACGAAGGCCCCTCACTCTGCCCCTTGCTTCCTCCTCTGTGCAGTGGGGGGAGGCTTGCCAAGTGGCCTCCGGGGGCTGTCCTTGGAGCCTGCGTGTGCATGGGGGGGGGAGCGTGTCTGACACGAGAGTCCCCCATCCCCCATCGGCTCCATCTGGAaccgccccccacccccgccccggGTCAGGGGGGCTCGCGGCCTCACCTTGACTCGGACCCGGACCACCTCCCGCTGCTCCTCGTCTTCGGCCGCCCCCGCCGCTCCTCCGATCCCCGGGGAGGTCGCCATCCCGTGTCCTCTGACCCGCAGCCTCACACCGGCAGCACCGGCAACGCCGCCGCCGAcgacgccgccgccgccgccgccgcctcccagGGTGACAGTTACCTTCCGAGTGCGCAGGCGCACACGCCCACTGGGGGCTCGCTCCCCagtccacccccccacccccccccccgcctcgGCGCCGTGCGCCTGCGCACTCCCTCGTGGCCGGGAATAGCCGGCCCTCTCCCACCCCTTCGAGATTTCAGTTGCTATTGCCCCGCCTTCTGCAGCCCGGGAGGCGTGCGAGCAGAGCCCCGCCCCGTCCTGCTGCTCCAGCGTGCCACCCTAAGTCCCCTGCCTTCCTTACAGCGGGAGACCCCACCGCTCGGGGCCAGCCGACGGTAGCCGGGGCCCCGTGCGCAGGCGCAAGGCGGAGGCCCGGCAAGCCCACGTGACAGCGGTGGGCGGGGCTCGCCCGTGAGTGCGTgggttccctccctctcccacgcAACTAGGACACGTGCCCGCGGGCCTCGTCTGGTGACCTGGCACGATTGTTTTCGCCGTGCCACCTTGCCCCGCCCGCCTCCCCCTGAAACCTGTGAAATTGGATGACCCAGGTTCCCAGGGCCCCCGCCAATCCACTACTACTGCGCCTCCCCTGAAcactggggcggggggggggggggtctttccGGCGGCAGCAGCACCCCACTCACTCGCTGTGCGTTTGTGGCCTCCTTCAGCAGCCTTTATTAAAAGTGTCAAGGGCAGAtccttggggggagggaggaagaccagGGCCCTGAACTGTGGGGCAAGCGAGGAAGGAGCTACTTGCACAATACAATGCTACAAAAATCCAACAGTGCCAGGAGGGAGCGATGGCTCAATGTGAGAAAGTGCTTCCAGAACAAcccagctccccctcccccacaagtGGAGATCTTCACTGGAGATGCTCATGCTGCCTTCTTCGGGTTTGGAGACCAGCAGCACCATCTGCCAGCGACTGGGCACAGGCCAGTTGGCGCCAGGCATCCAGGAGGAGGACAGAAGGCACGATAATCCACAAGGAATTCAGGAAGACAAAGTAGAACCAAAAGTAGAGTGGATGTCCGAGCTCCCCATGCTGGAAGCCATGTCGATACTCAGTGAAGAAATAAAGGACATCACCATAGAGCTGGCCTAAGAGAAAAGCCCCCCAGAGACTAGTCACCATACACAAAGGAGAGCCAGGATCTCCCCCCTTCCCATATCCCCCCAGTTAAGGCCTACTCACCTAAGGAAataacaagctggagaaggaatcgCTCTGGCCTCTGTTTCAGAAAGGCACCCACAGCCCACAAGCTGAGTGGGCCCCACGCCCAGGCTGTCACTGTCTCCATGCACACAGTGAAGTTGTCTGCTCTGTCCCAGAAGTGCAATACAGGACATGAGGAAGATTCCCACCACTTCCAAAGATTGCTATCCATGTGGCCCAACACAGAGAAGAGCTAAGACATCCcaaagaagtaggaggggagCCCAGGGAGGAAAGGACAAAAAGGAGGACTCGGGGTTACTTACAGAATGTAGCGGCTGTCACCCTTGGAGTACTCCTTCCCTGAAAGAGAGCACAAGCTATAATGCAGCAGTCCAGGCTTGGGAGGGCTTCCCAGGGAAGACTGAGTGACTCCTGAGGGTCCAACTGAACTGAACTGGATTCAGTGACCTTTTACTTGTACGGAGAGGATTAGCACCAAGTGCCCACAAGTGTCCACCACAATCATGCTCAGCTGAGATAAGAACCCTGGCCTCCCCTTCCAAAACACTCACAGAGCTGCGACAAGAAGGCCTGATCCCTGGCAATGTCCTGGTTGTAGACGCTGAACCAGCCTTCGATCACCATGTGCACAAAGGCACACATGGCAAACCAGCAGACTGCCAGGCGACGCCAGGGGCCCAGAGCTGGCACCCGACTTccactccctctcctcccctggcCAGACAACAGCCAGGTGCCCACCAGGAGCGCCCCCGAGACAGAAAAGAAGACTGCAAGGATCTGCCACACTGGTCTATCGTTGGGGACATAATCACTGAGTTGGAGGTTTCGGGGCCAGTAAGGGTGTACCACGTGAAGAGAGCTCATGGCGAGGGGTGGGTAAGGAAAGCTCTTTGGCCAGGATCCTacgatgagaaagagaaaatgggttGAAGGCTGGAAGAGAAGCCAACACCTAGCCGAGTGGGAGCTTCCCCTGCCCTCAAGCTGCTCTTCGAGGGTCTGGGAGGGCAGCTGCAGGGCccaggagggtgggggagggagccAGCCGAGAGGACCCGGGGAAGTCAGTGAGGCATTAGGGGGAggcgggggtgggggagagggaaagtcaAGGGAAGCTCGGCGCATGCTCGGAGGAGACGGGGATGTGTTTTAGTTCCTGGGGAGCCAGAACCGAGTGGGGGAGCGCATGTccctcctaccccaccccacccccgccccaAGCATGAACCCAAGATCAGATCAAAGCCACGGACTCACAAGACTTCTCCGAGGCTCCCGCTGCGACCCGACGTGGCGGGATCTGGCTGGGGAAGTTCTCACTACCGAGTTCGTAGCCGCCAAGTGCCCATTTAGTCCCACCCCGCCCCCTCCCCATCCGCCCCTCCATCCCCCACTCCGAGCAGGTTTCAGGAGGTGTCTCCACCGTGGCGCATCCCCCGCCGAGCAACCGACCAATCACTGCCATAGGAACTCCTTAAGGCCCGCCCCTCCTGTCCAAGCAGCCAATAAGTGTTGAACGCGCGAGCTCGGATTCCCTGCCCACCTAGGCTCCTGACTGGAGGACCGCCCTAGGCCGATATGGCGCTGTCCCGTGGCCAATTGAAAGCCGCGGAAGACCTCCGGCGCCCTGCCTGGAGCGAGCCAATGAGCGTCCACTGCGATGCCCTAGCACACGCACAGGCGCCGCACCACACACTCCCCGGAACACACAAAACTCACGCACGCACACTcgattctccccacccccccaaacccGCCGGTGCCGCCATTTCGGCTCTGGGAACGGCAGTCCCCGCCCCTTGCCTTCAGGGGGCCAATAGGAGCTGAGAGTGATGGAAGCTCCGCCCCCGCCCCATGCCGGTGTCTCGGCAGTTCTCCTAGTACCCAGTCCCCAGGCAGTGCCTAACTCTTTCCCTCGCTCGAGGCAGGTTTGTTCCTGCCTCCTTTTAGAGCACCCGTGGGTCAAACCTGGAAGATGCTCCAGTCTAACCCTACCCTTCAGtgtagagaaagaaactgagacccagggagaggCAGGGCCACCTGAGCTGCAAAGGAAGGGTCCGCGAAAGAGAACGATTTTCAAAACGTTCGCGTAACCACCTAACAGGCCACTGATGAAGACCACTGAGGGGGCCGAGTGAGGAAGGGAAGTCCTTGCCAAACTTAGAGGGCAGAGGCATTCCCACGACTGACCTCATCCACCAGCATCTCCTCACATATGAtcttccatttcccacctctggaACTTTGCACCGGGTCTGGAAGACATTTCACTTCCGCCTCCTAGACTTTCTTTTAGGTTCTGCTTAGGTGCCGCCCACGGCATGAGGGCTAGGTTTCTTGGTTTTTCTGTATTGTTAGCgctgtctctctttcctcaaattttcGTGTGAAATTCATCTTGAACATGTCTTCCTATCTAGCATGCAATCTCTCGGAGGGGAGGCTGGGGCTGTCTCTGGGCTCTTTTGTCTCCGCCCCCCGACACCTACAGAGTAGATTTGGTAAAAATACTTGTAGCTTCGAATCCAGTAGGAAGAAAAGTCCTTAAGGACATAGAATCTAGCTGGTTCTAAAATCCCAGAGAGTCTCCAACATCAAGGCAGGGCTGAGTCACACTGGGATCCCGCATCTTCTGAACCCCCGCACCGCCAGCCATGCAACCTACACCGGCTGCCCAGCCTATTCGAAATTAGACAGAGGAAGATCCTCGAACAAAGCAGCCAAGTCCCctattccctttttcccttccccctcttccctcatTGGGTCCTCTactcccttttcccccctcccctcaagTCCCCCTGCTCCCTATTTTCTTTACATCTCCCTCCTCCTGTCCTCCGCTTTGTCAATTaattgacatttattaagcaatgtgccaggcactatacttgGGGATATAAAAggcaaagatagtccctgccctcatggagtttacaatccaatTGGAGACTGGTTCCCCTTCTCTACTTTCCCTTCCCACCCTggtccctctttccttctatcctttccttcctctttttttttcacctctttgatccttttctccctttctccttcctcctctttctttctctgcctccacccctcccttcctcctccgcCCGCGCCACACTCCCATTGGTCACGCGAATATTCTGCGCGTGTCCATTGGCAGCAGCCTCCCCCTACACTCACCTCCTCCAGCCCCGCCAGCCCCGGTAATGTACCTTTTCCCGGCTTCGACAGGCTCCCATTGGTCTGCCGAACGTTCGACTCAAGCTCATTGGTCACCTCTTTCATTttcgcccccccctccccccgctccCTCGGCTGCCTCCGATCCTTCTGCTCCCCCTACTTCACCGCACTCCCATTGGTTGCGCAAACGATCTACGCGTCTTCATTGGCTCCGAACTCCCTGGCTCAGAGCCGGCCTCCCCGCTACGTTAAAGGGGCCGCCTTCAACCCTGCGTGATTGGGGCTGGTGGAGAAGGTGGCTGGAAAGGAAGCCGCCTCTGTGACCAACAGAGGACGAGGCGGCCAGGTAAGGGGCAGGCGGAGGAAAATCGCTTCCCCATCCTCCAGAccaaagatggagaagaaaagggaaaggagggaagaagaggaggtcCCTGGGCAGCATTCCCCCCATCTTCTCCCATctcctccatcatccccctccaTCTCCTTCCACTCGGAccaaagaggggagagggaacgATGGTAGAGACAGGGACACGCGCAGCCCCTTAAGGCCCCCCCTCCCGGGATCCACCGCAGGCCAGCCCATCGAACACACACTGACGCACACACCTGCAAGCCAGGCcggcacgcacgcacgcacgcacacacccCTACACTGGCCCACAGGCCGGTCTCCCAGTTACATAACAGCAGCGTGGAGCAGCCCCTCACACATCACATCGCCATGCCTGCCCAttgcacacgcacacatgcatgcacaggGTTACAACAGCAGGTCGGTCGGCTGAACTCACATACGTCCTAGTCACATGCCTGGCCCCATGTGCAGGGAGGACTCTCCCATCCTTGACCAGGTCCTtggttcatcatcatcatcatggctaCCTTCAGCCGGCAGGATTTCTTCCAGCAGTTGGTGCAGGGCTGCGTGGTGCCCACTGCCCAGCAGGGCCTAGACCAGCTGTGGCTTCTACTGGCTGTCTGCCTGACCTGCCGCCTCCTTTGGAGACTTGGTGAGTAGGCTGGCCCTGGTCCTTGATGCCTCCGGGAGGACAGAGGGGCTGGGGGGCTTCCTGGAGGCTGGTTGGCAGGGGGCATTTCCTAGAGACTGGCTACAGAGGGAGTTGCCTTCCTAGAGGCTAGCTCCtcagagttggggggagggggcatttCTGAGAGGCTGACTGCGGGGGAGGCCCTCCTGGAGGCTGGAAGGATTCTCCCCTGTCACTCTGCAGGGTTACCCCCAGCTGTGAAACATGCTAGCATGGTGGCTGGTGGCTTCTTTAGCCTGTACCATTTCTTCCAACGGCACATGGTATGGGTGGTGCTGCTCAGCCTCCTGTGCTACCTGGTCCTTTTCCTGTGCCGACACTCATCTCACCGCGGGGTCTTCCTCTCTGTGACCATTCTCATCTACCTGCTCATGGGGTAGGAGCCCTGGGCACTATgctggggtgggcagagggagtTGGGGAAGAAACAAATAATGTACCTAAAGACTTGGGGAGGCAAACTAGCCCAATCCGGCCCACCCTCCCAGGGAGATGCACATGGTGGATACTGTAACCTGGCACAAGATGAGGGGTAAGTGCCCCACCCAGGGCAGGCCTTTCTGGAATGCCTTACCCAAATCCTGAGCCCTTCCCTCTCCCAAAATTGGCCCTCCCCTACCCAGTACCTTCCTTGGCCCCTGGTTGGTTGGCTGGTCATCCCTCTCAGACCCCTTGGGTGCATGCA is a window from the Notamacropus eugenii isolate mMacEug1 chromosome X, mMacEug1.pri_v2, whole genome shotgun sequence genome containing:
- the EBP gene encoding 3-beta-hydroxysteroid-Delta(8),Delta(7)-isomerase, producing MSSLHVVHPYWPRNLQLSDYVPNDRPVWQILAVFFSVSGALLVGTWLLSGQGRRGSGSRVPALGPWRRLAVCWFAMCAFVHMVIEGWFSVYNQDIARDQAFLSQLWKEYSKGDSRYILADNFTVCMETVTAWAWGPLSLWAVGAFLKQRPERFLLQLVISLGQLYGDVLYFFTEYRHGFQHGELGHPLYFWFYFVFLNSLWIIVPSVLLLDAWRQLACAQSLADGAAGLQTRRRQHEHLQ